The Pradoshia eiseniae genome segment CATATTCTGAAGGAAAAAGGCATTAAATTTGTGGCAGTTAATCCACTGCACGTAAAGAAAACTAAAGAACTTGATGATAACTCGCCAACAAAGAATGACGTGAAAGATGCGAGAGTCATTGCACAATTGGTTAAGGACGGGAGATATGCCGAACCAACTATTCCACAAGGCGTTTATGCCGAACTTCGGGTGGCTAAGAAATTACGCGATCTACTAACGGTTGACCAACAGATTGTACAAGGACAAGTTCATAACTGGATTGATCGCTACTTTCCTGAATT includes the following:
- a CDS encoding IS110 family transposase, which gives rise to MNYNQNRKIAQITPETLIIGVDIAKFKHVARAQDFRGIEFGSPCYFENTKEGFHYFLDWICQLKQKHEMHQVIVGMEPTGHYWFNLAHILKEKGIKFVAVNPLHVKKTKELDDNSPTKNDVKDARVIAQLVKDGRYAEPTIPQGVYAELRVAKKLRDLLTVDQQIVQGQVHNWIDRYFPE